The DNA region AAAACAGAAAGAGAGAGGTGGGGTTTATGACACCGAACCAGTGTCACGTGGAGTGTATGTTTGGTTTCGCGTTATAACCGACGGGATGGTCCGCCAATACACAAGTTAAGATTTGTCACGTTGAATCTAAGGAGCGAGATGGTTTTGACATATCGGCTTCAACGTGGATGTTTAACCGAAATGCAAAGAGTATGACTAGTTTTGTCTGGTCTTCAGGGTGATTGTGTGTTGTTGTGTATACATGGAAGCAAATCTGAGAATTATGAATTAATAGgaagaaagaaattaaaaattggTATGGAGATGCAACGTGGTGGAGAATGAAGATATTTTACACGGTGGGAATAGGATTCTAGCGTATGGAATCGCCAATGCCCAGCGAGGCAAACAATGAATTATTAGAATATTTTGCTTCGCTGTTGTGAATGCAATTGATGATTTTCTTTATTCTTAATCAAATATTCATCATGATGTGGTGATTTGATTTGATAACGCATTAGGTAGGGTAGTTGTTTTTGGATGAGAAAATGGGACCTGATTCACGTTGTTGGTGGCTGGTAGATAAGGGTCGTGGGGGCATGTCAACACTCAACGGCTTAGAAAAGGAGCCCACAGTTTCCTCTGAAATGATGATTCATTACAAAACCagaaatgaaaggaaaaaaaatttgaagatTCATTGCAGATTAGTCACTTTCACGGCTAGATTCATACACAGATAAAGGTATAAAGGTTGGAGTAAGGAAAATGTtttattcacacctcattttgaggtgaggtggaaggaggtggaggagaagaaagatagaaagaaaagaaaaagtaaaaaagagaaagtattagatgtgatagatgataagaggagagaaatagaaacaaaaataagtggaaatgaagtgtttaaaagatgaggtgtgtatatatcattactcgtttGAGTAATTGGTAATCAATGATCACGGTTATATACTTTTTTTACGTTTTTTTTAGGGTAATGTTACTTTTGTATACATCAGTATGCACATATTGGATTGACTTATTTTCAGAAAATCATCTGTCAATGAAAAGTTATTTTTATCAAAAAAGCTAAAGGCTAGATTAAAGATACTGTTACTTGGAATGAAATCTAAGAGCCACATGATCTTACAATGACTTGGGAAAGGAAGGAAAAAGTTTGCTGAATGACTTTGGAACTAAGCCAATGGTAATATGGTATGGTATTATGGTATTGGTATGTATCTTTGGTCAAGAAAACTTTTTCAATTCATTATTTACTACATATTCTTCAACTTTATAACAAAACACATAACATGTATGGTTAGttagttatttttttataattttcttaaaaaaactgTAAAAATATGAAAGGTGAGATATATTGAATGTTTAATCCTAAAAGACAACTTTGTTCCCTAGTGAGTTAGAGTTGAGGTGTAGCATCTCCCTTGTGTGTCTATCTAGCATATAACTAGAAAACTTTCACCATTATCTTTTCCAATTAGATAGACACTCAAAGACAAGATATAAAGTTGTGGAGCCCCCCCACCTCTTTCCCTAAATCATTTTGTATTCCACTTAGCTTTCTTGCTTTTATTTTGTTTGTCTCtatttccacttctgaacaAAATGAACAAGAGATGCATTTATCCAAATATGCGAAAACCAGACTGTCTCTCCGACCCAAAGGcataaaaaatatcattttttatttaccaaatTTGTAATGATGTAATCTATGCTGATGGACCAAAAGAAAATCACAAAGTGAAACTCTTAATCAAGCCTACATAGATTTTTCAGACtacatatatattattaaatcaAAACCTATAATATTCGTACAGTACAAATACCACATGTacgaaaaacaaattacaggACAACGGGTAGAAAGCTATGCTCCTTAAGCATCTAACCCATGGTTCGATCCGGACAGTGCGTATAGATAATGATTTGTTGGGAGAGACATACTCACTTAATGTGATCTCCGAATGTCGAGGGGATTTGTCTCATGGGAGAAGTGGGCTCGTTTGATCTTCCTCCAAAATTATTGAAAGCGATATGTACAGGCGATGGAAAATTACTCTTGAACAACTGTGGAAATTAACAAGGTAAACACAGAACATTTGAGAAGTTGCATTTGATTTTCAAGACAAGTTAAATATGCAAACCATAGGCACCAATATAAGTGAAGCCCATTTTAAAGTTGTTGAGAAGAGAAATTAAGAAGGTAACCTTTGGCAGACTGTATTGGACACTTAGCAGCATGCCCTTGAAGAGGAACACATGCTACTGCCGTACTACTCCTGGGATCCAAATGACAGAGATTGTCTTTGCAATATAAAATCCATCCGTTGATGCAATTACCCCAAACAGAAGCCAATAGTAACTTCTAAGTAATGATGTCCCCAGGTCTCCTTGGTCCATTATTCTCTTGCACAGATTGAATGCAAAGCTCTGCTGAACATCTGCATCTAAATTTTCAGGGAAATCAACTTTGGTTTCGGAGTTTCTCAAAATCTGTGGCCTACTCAAATCAAACTCATTGCAGGGATTATTTGCCTGTCTTTTATCAATAATCAGTGAAGTAAAACCAGAAAGTAGTTGGTTTAGAAGAGTTGGTATATGTGTAATATCATTACATGTCATGCCACCACATAAATTTGTACCAACAAGAATATCACAGACATGAATGTGTAGGTTACATGGACAACATGAGAGTGTCAAATTATGGTCGGTCTGATGCATGTTCATGTACCTTAACATTTCACAAATATTTAACTTAGGAATTTGTCCAACAATGTATTTACCTTTTTCAGTGTAACTTGAAAGCTAAGATGGTGAGACCAGATTGTGAGTACCTCCAATCAGGAAATGTCAAAAACAGATTGCAtgttaaatacattaaatttgtCCCTCATGTGTGCGGATATTGCGTTCAAAATAATCTGAATAGTTTCAGGTCTCAGCCTTCCCGAATCATCTGATAGAAAACATTGTATCTGATTTTGTACTTCAATCCAGCTGCAGCCAGGTAGCTTTCCAGCTCTTTTATCTCTCATCAACACCCTTAGTCTTTCAACCTCTTCCCACCTACCAGCTTCAGCATGCATGTTTGACAAGGTAATATAATTGGAAGCGTTATGAGGTTCGAGTTCTGAAAGCCTCATAGCAGCAAATTCACCGATTTCCAGGTTTTTGTGTACACGACAAGCCCCAAGCAATGAACCCCACAATCCAGCATTTGCTTTCACATCCATCCCCCTCACTACGTTGAAGGCTTCCTCCAACCTACCCATGCGGCCAAGCAAGTCAACCAGGCAGCTGTAATGTTCAGCTAAAGGTTCAATAGCAAAATCTTCAACCATGCATTTAAACAAATCCAAGCCCTGATTGGCTAAACCAGCATGACTGCATGCTGACAACATCCCAATAAAGGTAACCTGATCAGGAACCACCTCTTCAGATAACATCTGTTTAAAGGCTTTAAATGCCTCAATTGCATATCCATTCAAAGCATAGCCTGAAATCAAGGAATTCCAAGAAATCAGATCAACACATTCAATAGCAGTGAACACTTGTTCAGCGCTTTCTACCCTTccacattttgcatacatgGCAATCAGGGCATTGCTAACAAATAAATCGTTTATATAACCACTCTTCAGAATGTACTCGTGAAGTTGATTGCCTACTTGCAAAGCAGCAAGATTAGCACACGCACTTAAGGAACATGCAAAAGTTGATTGATCAGGCTTCTTTCCTTCCCGCCCCATCAAAACCAAACTCTTGAGAGCATCGAAGTATAAACTATTTTGGAGGAAACCTGTAATAAGAGAATTCCAGGAAACTATATTCCTCTCCTCCATGGCCTGAAAGATATTTTCTGCACTATCCATCTGTCCTGCCTGAGCATATCCAGAAATCATAGTATTCCATGAAACAGAATTCTTTTTGGGCATTTGTCTAAATAGATCGAGAGCTTCATCCATTCTTCCACTCTGGCAGAAGCCTGCAATCATGCTGTTCCAACAAATAGTATCACGCGTACTAAGTTGATTGAACATTTTACTAGCCTCATCTACCCTTCCAGTCTGGATTAATCCTGACATCAATGCTGTTTCTGCTGCTATGTCTTTGCAAGGCATCTGATTGTAAACTTCCCGTGCTTCATCAAGCTTACCAACTCTAATGTACCCATTAATTATAGTAGTCCATGATACACCATCTTTATGTGGCATTTTTATGAACAACTTAACAGCTTCATCAATTTGCAAGTCTTGGGCATAGGCTGCAATCATTGCATTCCAAGAAACCACATTCTTACAAGGCATACTGTCAAAGAGTCTCCTAGCCTCTGTAATCTTTCCATGTCTTGCAAACCCACACAACATCGTAACCCAAGAAACAGCATTCGGATTTGGAATCTTTTCAAACAATTGCCTAGCAGAACTCAGGTCACCACTGTTAACAAACCCGGACACCATCAAATTCCACGAAACTACATTCTTCTCGGCCATCTTCTCAAAGAAGTGCAATGCTAAACCCATTTTCCCGTTCTGCGTATACCCAGCTAACATTGAGTTGTAAGAAACCAAATCCTTTACAGGCATCAAGTTAAACACTTTCTCAGCATCACTGAACTGGCCCTTCTTTGCGTAACCAGCTATCACCGCATTCCAACACGCAGTGTCCAACTTATCCGGAACCAATTCGAGCAGCTCTCTCGCCTTCTCAAGCTTCCCTTTACGAGTATAGCAAGTTATCATGAGAGCCCACGAGAAATTGTCTCTTTCAGGCATTACATCAAACAGCTTACTGGCTTCTTCAACCATACTATTATGAAGGTATCCAGCAATCATGGTGTTCCAAGAAACAAGGTTTCTCTGGGACATTTTATCAAACAGCTGTCGGGCATCACTGATTTTACCGTTTTTAGCAAACACGGATATCATGGAATTGTATGTTACAAGGTTTTTGTGGATTGTATTTGAGAAGACTCTTACAGCTTCTTCAACTTTTCCCAGTTTGCCCAGATGAATAATTTGCTGGTTTTTGTTGAAGACATGTTTTCCTCCGATTGATCCTATTGTAAGCTTATGCTTCATTGAAGTCATTTTGATTTTATGATTCTCACCTCGTGTGTCATCCCATGAATAAGATGAGAACATGCTCCAGGGCCAGACGTGTTTCCATCTAAGTGAGTCCAGAAATGATGATGTGTCAAAAATAATTGAAAGGGGTTAACTAATCTTTAAGCTTTTATGATTTTGTATAATAGGCGAACAATGAATATCGACCCTCGTCAAAATGGGTGTTTGAATATAATCCATAATTTTttaataggcaaatgttagtaaattagtcatcttCAGTCTCAGAGTTCGAATTTTGGACCATTCACCCTCCCAAACCCTTATCAGGTGTATGGTGGACGACGGTGTTGATATGTCACAACATGTGTTTTGATGAGACCAAAATTCTTAACCTccaatatataaattttaatgtttaattttaggAATAGAGTGCATAAAGGTAACATGGTATATTCcaacattgattttttttaaatgtacattgaattatattaaaaacaataaaaaaaatagattatCTAGTTTAGACCGGTTTTACTAGTTATAAGTGGTTTTATCAGTTCTTTGCTAGGTCGATTATGACTTATGAGAATGTATTAGCTCACTAAGATCTTAGTTGTCAGTCGGATCGGGCGATAGTTCATCgcttcatgaaaaaaaaaagacgagTACTAGCATTTAAAATTAAGGGTTAATcctctacttggtccctgtggttgtgtggccatctgaaattagtccctccccgaaaaatctgaaaatctaagtcctcgcgtttgaaaaagtgtgtgtagcaggtcctcgtcggagggactaatttccacacactttccaaacCCGAGAACTTAGATTTTTcagattttccggggagggactaatttcagacggccacacaaccacagggaccaagtagaggATTATCCCTAAAATTAAGTACTCTAATTTAGTTTAATATAGATGATCGATTTGATATTTGACATCCTCTCTTTATGTGCACTTTAggcctttttttaatttttttaacaagagCCAAAactacaaagaaaagaaaaagctaGACTTGTCGGCATAAGTCCAACACAATCCTCTGCTAGTAACCTCCCCATTCCAAAAAATTGATCTGCTCCCTTAATGAATGAAATAATACcatcaaaatcatcaaatggAGGTTTGGCCAAAAGCAACAAAGTACTCATATAATCTTGGTTATGATTTAATTTCAGCAACAAAGTACTCATATCATCTTGGTCATATTTTCTTCCTAGTTTGTACTATGAGAATTTGACTTAAGAATTACATTAATCACCGTTCTGCAAGTGTAACATCAAAATCATACAATGATCCCCTTCCACTAGCAAGTTTCTTCATCATGCCCAATGATGGGGCATCCATGGTGGGTGGCACTATTGGTGCTTTCTCTTCCAAGACCAAAGCTTTCCCACTTTGTTTTCGCCCCTCATCACTTCCTTTGGAAATCAACAGCAGAATATTCTTCTCGGCGCATCGAACCGGAACAGGGTCATTATCTTTCACTGGAGGCTGCTGAACCCTTTTGCAATTCTGGGCCTTcctcttcttattcttcttcttgccCTGAACTTGGCCCATGCACGAGACTCTGGGAGAGGATGGCTCTCTACTAGCACTAAAGCTTCCACCTCTATGCTTTCTTCGTGCTTCCTTGGGAATTATTGAAACGTTGTGTTTAGGTGATAGACAAGGACTTGGGTTATGAAAGGCTAATGAAGCCGCTGGTTGTTGTATCAGGATCTTGAAATTGAAGAACTTGGTTTTAATTTGAGACAGTTTCTCCATCATCTTGAGATTCTTGAGCTCAAACTGTttgatatattgatattgtgAAGGATGATGATTATTTGATGATACTAGACAACAAATTGGTCACATTATATAAAGGGTAATGGGATGTAGCTGAAAgggatatataatatatgatactTGACTTGGAAGGAATCAGCTAAcaaggaaaaaaacaaaagaggGCAATTAAATAGAGAGTATCGATGACATCGATCATAGAGGAGTGGCGTATTAGTGTGATAGAGCAAAGAGTGGAGGAAGTTTTTTTGAAACTAGTGATATGATATTGTGCCTATAATTAAAAGAATATGTTTTAGTTAGGATTTAGTTTTTCTCTTAAGATTTTGTTgtgattatttttatattaggATAATATTACTTGTTATTAAAATTAAgattcaatttaatttttttttgaaatgaagatTCAATTTAAATTTAGATGTATTTGATATACTGTTTATCACTTGATTTTAAAATAAGACTTTTTTTATACCAGTTTATCTCtatgatttattattttttgttatgtATTTACTCTATATAATTGCTCTATATAAAGGCTCAATAAAgttatcaataaaaaatgataaaaaagtaTCAATAAAATTATCTAATTCAAATAACACTCATCTAAATTCAAATCCAAAAAACCCAACAATTACCCGCTTAAGATGCCGGcacaatataatatatatgaagCTTGGACTTGGCGTGGTTTCATAAGTTCTTGCATCACCATGCCAGAAATGGTTACACTTGTTTGGAGCTAACATTTTAGGCAtaaatgaagttttttttttataacggCATAAATGAAGTTGATAAACTGTCTTTCGTAACATgaccttttcatttttcaaattccTTATTATAATCCCTTGAATGAGATAGTATCATAATCTATTCACTAGGTATATTCTTTCCTGcttcttttcttcctttctttttgtCTTATTGGGAATTTTGTACGGCTTAGTTTAatgtaaaaatatatttattgagtatattttaaaaaatatgaggTTGTACCATAAAAACATGATGAACTCCTATCTTATTGTATATGAGATCAACATGATATCTCCTTTTTAtacatttaaaatattttaaaaaatgtataaatattgaaaaaacAATTGGtgaggttgagaaagaaaataGAGGGAGATGATAGTTGGAATGTGCGCGGTGCGGCGAATGTGGTGTCTAGAAGACATATGAgggagatgatgaagaaatatAGTCCAGAAGTTTGTTTTATTCTTGAAACGCATGTCCAGTTTAGTCGCCTACAAAATTATTGGGTTAAGCTCGGGTACAGCCTTGTGGGTGTTGAGGAAGCTCAAGGTCAGGCTGGTGGTATATGGGCCCTGGTGCGTAATGATGTGAAGGGTTGTGTATCTGTGATTGCCTCTCATCCGCAGGTCATCTCTCTAAGTATCTTGGCTGGGTCGCTTAAGTGGGTGTGCTCTGGTGTGTATGCTAGTCCAATCCCTATTAACAGACAATTCTTGTGGGAGCATCTTCGTACCATTGCTGTGGCTACTTCTGATCCGTGGGTCCTTCTAGGTGATTTCAATGATACTGCTATTTCTTCCGAGCAAAGGGGTGGAGTTTTTTCGCCAGCAAGAGCAAGAGCTTTCACTGATAATATTAATAGTTGTGGGCTTATGGATATTGGTGCTTCGGGACTTCATTACACTTGGTTCAGGGATAGTGTTGGGAGGCTCCCGGTGCATAAGAGGTTGGATAGAGCTTTGGCTACCTTGAATTGGCGTACTTGTTTCCCGGAGGGTGGGGTTGAGGTACTCCCTCAACTTCACTCGGATCATAGCCCGTTGCTCTTGAGGTGTGGGAAAAAATTAGAGACTCGTGGGCAGCGTCCGTTTCGGTTTGAAGCAGCTTGGACCATGCATCCTCGTTACAAGACGGTGGTCCAGGATGCGTGGGACAAGGGTTCACCGAATATCTATGCAGCTTTGCATGAGGTGAAGAAGGATTCTCTTGAGTTCAACAATAACACTTTTGGTAATATTTTTCGTCGGAAGCGGCATATTGAGAATTGTTTGGCTTCTATCCAGCAGAAGCTTGAGCATATTGATTCTGTTGCTCTTCTGTTACAACATGCGAAGTTGAGGAAAGAGCATAATGATATCTTGGCCCAGGAGGAAATGCTGTGGTTCCAGAAGTCCAGAGAGAAGTGGGTGAGATATGGGGATCGAAATACGAGTTTCTTTCATGCTCAAACTGTTATCCGTCGCAAGAGGAACCGTATTTCTAGCTTGGTCTTGGCTAATGGTGAGAGGTGTGATGATGTTGACGTCCTCCAAAGTGGTGCTATTGAGTTCTTTAAGGGCCTTTTTGCCGAAACTGTGGAGGTAGAGTCTTCGTGCTTGGCAACCCCAAATCTTCCTGTCATTCCGCAGGCTTACATCCCTGATCTTGTGTGTGAGGTAACAAAGGAGGAAGTCCTGTCAGCTTTGCAGcagatgggatcttttaaagcCCCGGGACCAGATGGGTTTCATGCAGCTTTCTACAAGAAGTATTGGGATGTGGTTGGGGAAGATGTGTTCCTGTATGTCAAGACTGTGTTTGAGACTCAGCAGGTGGATCGTGCTCTTGGGGAAACCATGGTGGTTCTGATTCCGAAAATTGAGTGCCCGGTTTCTTATAAGGATTTTCGACCTATCAGTTTGTGTAACATCTTGTACAAGCTGATTACCAAAATTCTTGTTAATCGAATTCGACCTATTTTGAATGATATTGTTAGCCCTATGCAGAGTAGCTTTATCCCAGGCAGATGCACAAGTGATAATGCTattgctcttcaggaaattgTCCATCACCAGCGGAGAGTTCGAAAGAAGGGAGGCAACTTAGTCTTCAAGTTAGACCTTGAGAAGGCGTATGATCGGGTGGATTGGCGGTTCTTGAGAGAG from Lotus japonicus ecotype B-129 chromosome 2, LjGifu_v1.2 includes:
- the LOC130740589 gene encoding pentatricopeptide repeat-containing protein At4g02750-like, with amino-acid sequence MFSSYSWDDTRGENHKIKMTSMKHKLTIGSIGGKHVFNKNQQIIHLGKLGKVEEAVRVFSNTIHKNLVTYNSMISVFAKNGKISDARQLFDKMSQRNLVSWNTMIAGYLHNSMVEEASKLFDVMPERDNFSWALMITCYTRKGKLEKARELLELVPDKLDTACWNAVIAGYAKKGQFSDAEKVFNLMPVKDLVSYNSMLAGYTQNGKMGLALHFFEKMAEKNVVSWNLMVSGFVNSGDLSSARQLFEKIPNPNAVSWVTMLCGFARHGKITEARRLFDSMPCKNVVSWNAMIAAYAQDLQIDEAVKLFIKMPHKDGVSWTTIINGYIRVGKLDEAREVYNQMPCKDIAAETALMSGLIQTGRVDEASKMFNQLSTRDTICWNSMIAGFCQSGRMDEALDLFRQMPKKNSVSWNTMISGYAQAGQMDSAENIFQAMEERNIVSWNSLITGFLQNSLYFDALKSLVLMGREGKKPDQSTFACSLSACANLAALQVGNQLHEYILKSGYINDLFVSNALIAMYAKCGRVESAEQVFTAIECVDLISWNSLISGYALNGYAIEAFKAFKQMLSEEVVPDQVTFIGMLSACSHAGLANQGLDLFKCMVEDFAIEPLAEHYSCLVDLLGRMGRLEEAFNVVRGMDVKANAGLWGSLLGACRVHKNLEIGEFAAMRLSELEPHNASNYITLSNMHAEAGRWEEVERLRVLMRDKRAGKLPGCSWIEVQNQIQCFLSDDSGRLRPETIQIILNAISAHMRDKFNVFNMQSVFDIS
- the LOC130740591 gene encoding uncharacterized protein At1g76070-like gives rise to the protein MMEKLSQIKTKFFNFKILIQQPAASLAFHNPSPCLSPKHNVSIIPKEARRKHRGGSFSASREPSSPRVSCMGQVQGKKKNKKRKAQNCKRVQQPPVKDNDPVPVRCAEKNILLLISKGSDEGRKQSGKALVLEEKAPIVPPTMDAPSLGMMKKLASGRGSLYDFDVTLAER